Sequence from the Pseudomonas sp. 7SR1 genome:
CAACTGATGAGAGAGCATTCGGACAACCTGGGGGATTTCATCAGCCGCGATCCGAAAGGCCGCGCGCTGCCGGAATACCTTGGCATGCTGGCCGAATCGCTGGCGACCGAGCGCGAGAGCATGATCAAGGAGCTGGCCCTGCTCACCAGGAGCATCGACCACATCAAGGAGATCGTCGCCACCCAGCAGTCCTATGCCGGCAATTCCAGCGTGCTGGAGCCAGGTTCACTGAAAGAGCTGATGGAGGACGTGGTCCGCATCTGCCATGGATCCCTGGCTCGCCATGACGTGACGCTGGTCCAGGAGCTCGACGACATACCGCTGATGGCACTGGATAAGCACAAGGTGCTGCAGATACTGATCAACCTGATCAACAACGCCCGGCAGGCGCTCGAGTCGGTGACGGACCGCCCGTCACGGATCGTCCTTCGCCTGAAAGCCGTGGGTGATCAGCGGGCACGTATCGAAGTCGAGGACAACGGCGAAGGCATTGCCATGGGCAATATCGCCCATGTCTTCGAGCATGGCTTCACGACACGGGCCGACGGCCACGGTTTTGGCCTGCACAGCTGCATCCTGGCCGCGCACGAGATGGGCGGTGACCTGGCGGTGCAGAGCGCCGGTCCGGGGCAGGGGGCGCTCTTCATCCTGGAGTTGCCGATGGTGACGCTGTCGGAGCAGGCTCGGCAGGTGCTCAGTGGCTGAACGGCGAAAAGCCGATCGGGCCTGTGCCCCTTGATGCGTCTTCGTTACTCGGCCGCCGAGCCCAGCCTGGCTTCCAACTCCGCCACCTTCGCCTCCAGGCTCTCGAGGCGCGCGCGTGTGCGGGCCAGCACGACCATCTGGCTGTCGAATTCTTCCCGGCTCACCAGGTCCAGCTTGCTGAAGCCACTTTGAAGCAGGGCCTTGAGCTGGCTTTCGATTTCACTCCTGGGCAGGGGCGTGTCGCCACTCAGGAGGCGGGAGGCGTGGCCGCTCAGGGCGTCGAGGAGGTCTTTTGGCGCAAGCATGGCAGGTGTCCTGGAAACGATGACGGGCAGTGTATCACGCAGTGTCTATAGTCAATCCGCAAGCCCGGGATGCACGCTTTTCGCGCATGGGGGCGGGCGCTGTCGCACCGTTGTTGTGCGTATCGCTGCGGTTCGTGGCGTCATGCGGGCTGGCTGTGCAGGTAAGAGACTGAAATCAGAGGGTTTGGGCACAGATGGCAAGGTTTCTGCTTAGAGCCTGGTGACCCATGCACTGATGCAGTCGTTGTGACGAATGCAGTGCAGCGGACGGAGCGGGGAGCTCCGTCAGGAACGGTTAACTGGCGCTGGTCGGGCAACTTGGGCCGACGACGCGTTACAAAGCCAGGCACTGCGCTTAGACTTGAGTCGGGTTTGTTTTCCTGGGGCAAGTCCACCAATTCGGGAGAGAGTTTCATGAAGCTAGTCACTGCCATCATCAAGCCGTTCAAGTTGGACGACGTGCGCGAGTCGCTGTCCGAAATCGGCGTGCAGGGCATCACCGTTACCGAGGTCAAAGGCTTCGGCCGGCAGAAAGGCCACACCGAGCTGTATCGCGGCGCGGAATACGTGGTCGACTTCCTGCCCAAGGTGAAGATCGACGTCGCCATCGACGACAAGGATCTTGACCGGGTCATCGAGGCCATTACCAAGGCTGCCAACACCGGCAAGATTGGTGACGGAAAGATCTTTGTGGTCAATCTGGAACAGGCTATCCGCATCCGTACCGGCGAAACCGATACCGACGCCATCTAAGCCGCCAAACCCAACGCCCCAGGAGAAAACAATATGACTCTGCGTAAATTCGCAGGGCTAGGAGCCCTGTTGTCCTTCGTAATGCCTGGCCTGGCCATGGCGGAAGAAGCGGCAGCCCCCGTACTGAATTCCGGCGACACCGCCTGGATGCTGACTGCCACGATTCTCGTGCTGTTCATGACCATTCCCGGTCTGGCGCTGTTCTATGGCGGCATGGTCCGGTCGAAAAACATTCTTTCCGTGATGATGCAGTGCTTTGCCATTACCGGTCTGATCAGCATCCTGTGGGTCATCTATGGCTACAGCATCGCGTTCGACACCACCGGCATGGAGCAGGGCGTCGTCAACTTCAACTCCTTCGTCGGCGGCCTGGGCAAGGCGTTCCTGGCAGGCGTCACCCCGGCCAGCCTGACCGGTCCGGCGGCGCTGTTTCCCGAAGCGGTGTTCATCACCTTCCAGATGACGTTCGCCATCATCACTCCGGCCCTGATCGTCGGCGCCTTCGCCGAGCGGATGAAGTTCTCCGCCATGCTGATCTTCATGGGCGTGTGGTTCACCCTGGTGTATGCACCGATCGCACACATGGTCTGGTCTGGCAACGGTGGCCTGATGTGGGACTGGGGCGTGCTGGACTTCGCCGGTGGCACCGTGGTGCACATCAACGCCGGTATCGCGGGCCTGGTGGCGTGCCTGGTACTGGGCAAGCGCAAGGGCTTCCCCACCACGCCGATGGCGCCGCATAACCTGGGTTACACCCTGATGGGTGCCGCCATGCTGTGGGTCGGCTGGTTCGGCTTCAACGCCGGTTCCGCCGTCGCCGCCAACGGCACCGCCGGCATGGCCATGCTGGTGACTCAGATCGCTACCGCCGCCGCGGCGCTGGGCTGGATGTTCGCCGAGTGGATCACCCACGGCAAGCCAAGCGCACTGGGCATTGCCTCGGGCGTGGTGGCGGGTCTGGTCGCGATCACTCCGGCAGCCGGTACCGTGGGCCCGATGGGCGCCCTGGTCATCGGCCTGGCGGCAGGCGTGGTGTGCTTCTTCTGTGCAACCACCCTCAAGCGCAAGCTCGGCTACGACGACTCCCTGGATGCCTTCGGCGTGCATGGTATCGGCGGTATTCTCGGTGCGATCCTCACTGGCGTGTTCGCTGCGCCGGCCCTGGGCGGCTTCGGCACCGTCACCGATATCGGTGCGCAAGTGTGGATCCAGATCAAGGGCGTGGGTTTCACCGTGATCTACACCGCGATCGTCACCTTCATCATCCTCAAGGTTCTGGATGCGGTCATGGGGCTGCGTGTCTCCGAGGAAGAAGAGGCTGTCGGCCTGGATCTGGCCCAGCACAACGAGCGTGGCTACAACCTGTAAGCGCACGCAAAAAAATATGCCCGGCTTGCCGGGCATTTTTTTGTCTGGAATTTGTCATTGCTCAAGGAAGGGGCCGTTTTCCAGGCGCTTTTTGCCATGCAGGCGACAGGACTTTTCTACCGTCAAAGGCTTACATCGAAGGAGGAATATTAGGCTCTTTGTTTTTTCCCAGAGCGCGCTAGAATGCGCGCCGAACGTGCGGAGAACTGTATGTGGCAACAGACGCTGATTACCCTGCGGGCAAGGCCCCGGGGCTTTCACCTGGTGACGGACGAGTTGCTCGCCGGCCTGCCTGAACTCAGGGCGTGTCGTGTCGGTCTGTTGCATCTGTGGCTGCAGCACACCTCGGCCTCGTTGACCATCAACGAGAACGCCGATCCGGCGGTACGTCGAGACTTCGAACGATTTTTCAATCGGCTGATCCCACAAGGAAATGCCGACTATGAGCACAACGACGAAGGCCTGGACGACCTCCCGGCGCACTTCAAGGCCAGTGTGCTGGGATGTCAGCTCAGCCTGCCGGTAACGGACGGGCGACTGGCACTGGGCACCTGGCAAGGTGTTTATCTGGGCGAGCAC
This genomic interval carries:
- a CDS encoding sensor histidine kinase, whose protein sequence is MDDLLALLTDKRFMPHGHCYMWRPDLLWTNVIADSLIALSYVTIPFTLIYFIHKRKDVPFDWMLAAFGVFILACGTSHLIEILTIWQPYYWLSALIKVVTAIASVITAILLVRLVPAALRIPSPQQLARVNDELREAQAELVTTARRAGMAEIATNVLHNVGNVLNSVNVSAQVLYDKVHASKAVGVAKVVQLMREHSDNLGDFISRDPKGRALPEYLGMLAESLATERESMIKELALLTRSIDHIKEIVATQQSYAGNSSVLEPGSLKELMEDVVRICHGSLARHDVTLVQELDDIPLMALDKHKVLQILINLINNARQALESVTDRPSRIVLRLKAVGDQRARIEVEDNGEGIAMGNIAHVFEHGFTTRADGHGFGLHSCILAAHEMGGDLAVQSAGPGQGALFILELPMVTLSEQARQVLSG
- a CDS encoding accessory factor UbiK family protein, with the translated sequence MLAPKDLLDALSGHASRLLSGDTPLPRSEIESQLKALLQSGFSKLDLVSREEFDSQMVVLARTRARLESLEAKVAELEARLGSAAE
- the glnK gene encoding P-II family nitrogen regulator; this encodes MKLVTAIIKPFKLDDVRESLSEIGVQGITVTEVKGFGRQKGHTELYRGAEYVVDFLPKVKIDVAIDDKDLDRVIEAITKAANTGKIGDGKIFVVNLEQAIRIRTGETDTDAI
- a CDS encoding ammonium transporter encodes the protein MTLRKFAGLGALLSFVMPGLAMAEEAAAPVLNSGDTAWMLTATILVLFMTIPGLALFYGGMVRSKNILSVMMQCFAITGLISILWVIYGYSIAFDTTGMEQGVVNFNSFVGGLGKAFLAGVTPASLTGPAALFPEAVFITFQMTFAIITPALIVGAFAERMKFSAMLIFMGVWFTLVYAPIAHMVWSGNGGLMWDWGVLDFAGGTVVHINAGIAGLVACLVLGKRKGFPTTPMAPHNLGYTLMGAAMLWVGWFGFNAGSAVAANGTAGMAMLVTQIATAAAALGWMFAEWITHGKPSALGIASGVVAGLVAITPAAGTVGPMGALVIGLAAGVVCFFCATTLKRKLGYDDSLDAFGVHGIGGILGAILTGVFAAPALGGFGTVTDIGAQVWIQIKGVGFTVIYTAIVTFIILKVLDAVMGLRVSEEEEAVGLDLAQHNERGYNL
- a CDS encoding secondary thiamine-phosphate synthase enzyme YjbQ, with product MWQQTLITLRARPRGFHLVTDELLAGLPELRACRVGLLHLWLQHTSASLTINENADPAVRRDFERFFNRLIPQGNADYEHNDEGLDDLPAHFKASVLGCQLSLPVTDGRLALGTWQGVYLGEHRDHGGARKVLATLYGEGA